A segment of the Suncus etruscus isolate mSunEtr1 chromosome 7, mSunEtr1.pri.cur, whole genome shotgun sequence genome:
TGTTATCCTGACTCATATTAAGCTGGCAGGGATGAAAACTGATGTGGGGCTGAAGAAGGAAAGGACAGTTCCCAGGGCAAAATTAGACCTGTCGCCAATTGGAACTTTGCCTTATTGTTTCCCAAACACACACCAGATCACAGCCTGTTTTACATGGAAATGGGTCAAAGCGCTCCATTGGTATAAAGCCAGCAAGTATGGTCTAAGACTATGAGATGTTACCATTATCAGTTCTTCTATTCTGAGGGAGGTAATTAGACACAGGGAGAGGTTACTCTACTGGCCTTGGCCAAAGGGATAATAAAGGAACTTTAAATTAATTACTAAAATGTCCAATTTCTAGAAATTGCTGCCAGTGAGGCTTGGCTATAAAAGTCTCATAGGTTAAATTGCTGCATCCACTATTCTCAAAGCAGCCCTAGCCTTTTCCATATCTCTGTCTTTTTTTACACATCATAATAAACTAAGGAGTTCCAAAGACTATGGAAAGGtttcttatttaaacaaattattttataagctCTTGCAACTCgcccatttttttctaatttaggaATCACTGTGCCACCCAGGTGACTGGAATGGAATTTCATACCACGTGTACGGTTTAGGACATGTAGCCATAGAAGCCctggttaaagatttttttcattaagaTCTTGCCTTCAGGGGTATTTAAGCATTTTCTTAAGCAGGCTTTTGACTGAGAGGCCTAGGATACTTTAAGACACTCTCCATTGTTGTTAATTGATCTTGTACCCATAAATGAATAACTCTTGCAGAATATAGATTTGTAAGTTGCCAATTATCTCTAACATTTCACATTGAAGAATTTGTAGGCTTGGCCTCATCTTTTGCATTGCTCTTAGGCCAGATAGAATTACTGAGATGGATTGAATTGACCAAGGTCTGAGGTGAGTGTTATTCTGATGTTATGCAGATATTGATCCTGGCATGTACCAGGTCCctgagtattttttctttaattatacaCTCAGGATaagtattctttatttgtttgtatcTTTGGTTTCTGTGAGAATACTAGTATATTAGCAATTATAGAAAGGGACTTACTCTTCCCCTCTTCACTACTTTCACTActgttccttcatttttttttttttgaagtctaCTTTCTGACTAATGAATTTAAAACTAAGTAAGTTTGCAAAAGGACCACATGGTAAGTGACATAGATGTCCATTTTCTGAGGACCTTTCTTAATTCGAAGATAACTTTCTTCCATTACCTCAATGTAAGTTCCCATGTAAGATCATGGATTACAATGCTGCTTAGTAGTCTGAAATAGATGTTGATaggctttctttttaaaatttctcctgTATTATGCATTAGTGAACTTATGATATGAATGTACTCCTTTTCTCTAGAAGGACTATTCCCCATTATAACCCTGATTACCAAATTCCAAAACACTCACCCTTGGAGcttcacttcttttttggggATACCCCTCTTTTAGTTCTGTGTCCTCATTTTCTTTGGTTTCACTGATCTGGGTCATCGACAGGCTTTTCCTACCACTCCAGGTTCCTGTCCAGATGCCACCTGTTGGAGTCCAGCTCTGACATTCTGCCTTGGTTCTCTTGTCAGGCTGAAACAAATGAAGTGGTGGAGGCAGTGAAGATGGCCACTGATGTGGGCTACCGACACATCCACTGTGCCTACTTCTACCACAATGAGAGTGAGGTGGGGACAGGAGCCACTGCAAGATCAGGGAAGGTGTGGTGACTCACCAAGACCTGTTCATTGTCAGCAAGGTCGGCCACTCTTCTGAATATCCTGGGAACGGGGCATGCAAGTATCACTCGGGCTGGGTGTCACCTGCACAGGGAAGAGCTAAGCCAGGCACAAAGTCAGCATGGCATGGAGAGCTCCTTCTAAGCAACAGAGAGCGGAGAAATGTGGGTGACTGGGCATGGACACACTCATAGATGGAGCTCAGGGCCTTCTGCACTGGGACAGTTGCAGTCAGAAAGAATGTGTTTGAGGTTGCTAGGGCTGGAGGTCAGAGAGGATGAAAGGGTCAGGAGGGAGTAGGGATAGGACCAAAGAAATGTGGGTGAAGCCAGAGTGGAGCTGAACTCATTCTGGGTCATTTGACTTGGCTTGTTAGATCGGGATCATGGATCCAGTACCGGTGTCCTCTCCAGCTGAGACTAGGCTCAGGGGTTGTGCCAGGCTCTGGCAAGGCTCATGTGCCTATGCTGTGTGCACATGGGCAGTGTGTATATGCGTGGTGTGAGTACATGGATGGTGTGTATATAGATTGTGTACATATGAACTGTGTGTCTATGGACTGTTCTATGGACTGTGTGTTCATGCGCTATGTGTCTATATGAATTTTGTGGCTATGGTCTGTGTGTAATATGGTCTTTGTATACATGGACTGTATATGTTTGTGCATGAAATGTGTATAGGTATGTatgtacagatactcctcgcttaatgacctaCATGTTTAGCGACTGCTCGCACatacgaccatctcttcaccgtttTGACTGCTCACACTTACGACCATCTCATCGAAGGTACATGCTAGAATGTGGTATTGGCCCTGCGTCTCAACGTCATTTATGGCTGTTATACACTATTCCGAGGTCCGATACTGCTGTTTTTCTGGTCAGTATTCACATTTcagcaataaattatttttttgcgatgcaaagaaaaaatgttataaaCAGCTATACTGTACTGTACATATGGTACAACTATACAGTATACAGTCCAGGATCTCTCTCAGGCCCACACAATACAACACAGTAATGTGACAATATACAGTACAGATATAGTACAGTACAGTATGTATAGTACAGTGTAACTGTTTATAAATCTTTTTCTTCAAGCATACAAGTTGTGTGTGATCTGGGTACCTTAGTCTGTATTGTATTTTACCCCAGATGTCtccaaaaaggaaaagcaaatgaAGATCATAAAGGATTATGAAGGTGGCAAAAAAAATTCCATGAGATAGCACATGACTTGCAACTGGCACATTCAACCATTTCAACAATCCTTAAGGATAAAGGTAGAGTCAAAGAGGCAGTGAAAGCATCAACAGTCTTTAAAGCCATAATAACAAGACAGTGGAAAGGCCCAATTCATGATATGGAGAAGTTACCGGCTATCTGGTTTGATGACCAGATTCAAAAAAGAATGCCATTAAGCCTTTCAATAATTCAAGCCAAGGCACTCAATATCTTTGAGACTTTGCAAGCACGCAGCAGTCAAGTATCAACCAAAACCTTTACAGCAAGTAACGAATGATTTCAACAGTTTTCTCGAAGATTCACAAAGGTGGAAATACAAATGAGTAAAGTTTTACAGTGCTATcgtaaaatatatgaagaaaaaaaagaaaatgacaaagcagACCACTCTAAGTGGATAGTTTTGAAAAGTTACACCAAGCACTAGCAATGCTTCAATTTCTACTCCATTGTGTCCCTTATCTGGGCCTTCAGCAGCTCCTGATGACGACACAGATGAAGATTTTGAAGGATTCATTGACTAAAATGATagcctgaatttatttattttttgtttattttaaatatccttttccaTCTTGTATActctcgcagtggtcctcaaactatggcccgcaggccacatattgtatttgtatctgtttcgtttcttcattgcaaaataagatatatgcagtgtgcataagaattcgttcataagttttgtttttactagagtcaaaccctccaatggtctgagggacagtgaactgaccccctgtttaaaaagtttgaggacctgcTGGTTTTTGGCGCTTTAATggacctactttactaactttatgttctgtaatacattgcagtactgtgggTAAatgacacaacctatgcaaattaaaacaagtggaagttttcagtttgatctttctcattcttttacttattcagaatactgtattgtcaagtactatgcatatactgtactaccgTATACAGTacttcctcacttaacgaccaattcgctTAACGACCAAATCTTTGAAAAACGAAACTTGGttgttaagtgaggagtatctgtatatgATTTTGTGTACACGTGAACTCTGTATACATGGATTTTGTGTACACCGACTCTGCTTTCTGGGTAATGGCAGGGGGTGTGAAAGCCCTTGTCTCTTGCAGCTCTGGTGTGTCAGCCACAAGAGGTCGCTGGTGAGAGCTGCCTGCACCCGAAGCCTCAAGGCCCTGCAGCTGGACTACCTGGACCTCTACTTCATGCACTGGCCTATGGGCCTCAAGATGCCTCCACAAGCAAGGAGCACCTGCAGCAAGTGCTCTCCTGGAACCTCCTCTGCTCTGCCCATCGGCCCAGAGGCCACCTAGGCTCAGGTGGCCTTGAACTGAAGCACCTCTGTAGAGTCCACATGCCTGGTCCCAGGTGAGGGTCGAGCTGGCACACATCCCCACAGGCTCCAGGCGGTGCTGCTGACCAAACTCAGGCCATTGAGTCCCCTAAGTGGTTTGTCCCACTGCGGCTCTCCCAGCACCCAGCACACACCTCCACCACAGCTCCCTGCTACCCCTGAGCCCTTACAACCCTCCTTTAGGTCCCTGCAGTCTGGAGAAGAGGACCTCCCAGTGGACTTCAGTGGTCTGATCATTCTCAGTGACACCAATTTTCTGGACACGTGGGAGGTGAGCAAGACATTGGCCATCCAGGGCTCAGCCCTGCTGCTCCCATGGCTCAGCCCAGTCCCAGGAAACTCTTTCCCTCAACCCTGGTTGCCCCACTCAACCTCCTCCCCACTTCCGATTCTCTCCTCTACTATTCCCTTTCCCCCTCCCtgccccttctcctccctcctctcctgtcCACCCACCACTCTCTGTCCTCTCATCATCTCCTGACCTGCCTCTCATCCTCCCTTCTCTATCATCCAGTCCCCTCCTcaactcctctcctctcccccagcctcttcccttccccctctcctCTACTTAACCCCCCCTCCATTCCCTCCCTATCTGTCCCTTGAAACCAGGTCACTCTGGGTCCCAGTCCTCTCCCTACATTCCCCGTTTTCTCTCCCACAGTATTTGGGTGTTGCAGGCTAACTTTGGTCCACCAAAGTGGACGGGCTCTTGGGATTCAGATGCATTAGAGGGTTTCTTTTGAGTCCTCTTTGAGAAGAGTGGATACACAacagtgaaatatgaagaaatgagaccacacagtgAATGTATAGGGAAACCCATTATGGCAAGCATGTTACAAATTTAATCTCCATGCTAGAAGTATTTAAGGGGAAAAATGACAGTCTTAGGCATGAAAGGAATTTCTGCATTGAGAAAGGGCAGAGTTTTAGAAAATCAGAAACATTAGCAGTAGGCCAGTTAGATAACAATCAAACTGGCTGGGTAGCTCAGGTGAAAAGATTCTATTTTAGAAGTCCTGAGTTAGAAGGgagaaagttggggccagagagatagcatggaggtaaggcgtttgccttacatgcagaaggacagtggttcggatccctgcatcccatatggtcccctgtgccagccaggagtgatttctgagcatagaacgcTTCCTGGTATTACCCAAAAAgcgaaaaaagaagggagaaagctAGCATATCAAAAAGTGGAAACTGCTTGTCTGATATTTAGGAGCTAAAACAGTCTGACAGGCTCTGCAGACTAGCAGGGAAAATTTGCTTTTGAGTTAAAAGAGCCGggtcaaagaaatgtaaattttgtacCTGGCTAGGAGTTTTGATGAGCCGAATTTCAGACCAGGGCTTTTGATGTCAATAGGGCTaacagagagaagaagaagagttTATTTGGGACTGAAAATTCTCTGGCCAAATGAATTTTTCTGAGGCCATATTTTGGCCTGTAAATATACAAAGGAGAAATAATATTTAGGAGTAATATTTAGTGAATAATATGGAGGGGATATATCAGTACCATGGCACAAATTTCAGAAATTCTATTCGGTCATTTCTCAACTCTCAATGCAGTGGTAAAGCTTCTTCAGCGGGCCTTTTAATGGAATTCTATGAGGCTTTTAGTTCTCCATGCCAGGAAAATTCAGAAAATTCATCTGGTACCTACTGAATTGCCCCTTTAATTGgagatatagaaattattatcTATGGCTTTGACATTCAGGCTCATCTTAGCCCCACTGTAAGTGACGCCTAGTTAGAGCCTGGCTCAGGGCATTCATCCCATGCTGACACCCACAAGATACAGCCCTTGGAGGCCAGGAAGCTGCTTGCAGTTTTACAGCACTCACCAGCAGGCAGCAGTGCACTGGCTGTGACAGGAGGCCAAGCAGTAGAGAGCACTGTTCTGCCTAGCAGTGCTGATCATAGAGGTGTTGGGTGCGCCCAGGTATTACTTCTTGGGGtactgttgtatatgtaaacatttcaatgggattattatgttactgaccctaccccgATCCGTGGTTGTGCCctgccctagggtgtgacctggcattctgctcccaccataggGTGGTACCTTGTAAATTATCtgggctgttaaatcctttgttgggtatttgtgaatccaagaacagtccccagaatgagaaattacttcccatctcCTTGTCccctttgggggggagggggaagaccttggtaatatttatccgcagcaaataataatccacacagacaagaaggatagggtataagagattgggcaaagagagagagtgagagaatcctcttgcagcctgcaaacagcttttGCAAAAGGACCCCACTACcctctccatcaagctatttattgccaactccacagagcccccacctggaagggctaggtggggcaatagtcacagaaaaatcctaaggaaatacttttacaattccaagaataatcttatggaaacttttttatatactacagtacctgattctgctcccaccattgggtggtacctgattctgggagataaaagcaagggtctatggaaggcgggaggctttttggctggaactggtactgaggctttgggcttcagtcttgtccaccgaataatgctaatattttcacaagcctgactactagctgtttacccgccgcttcacctcagaaccactggctgaacagggtggcagatacgtactctgagctggaggggaaagacctcatccttcatcccttcatcagtcaaccccatcaagggctgatttaCAACAGGGTACCTCCAGCCCTGCTCATGCCCTGGAAGGCAGaggaagccaggaataatccctgcccACACCACTGTCCATACTGTTCATGGAGGAGCTGGTGGCCGAGGGCCTGGTCGGAGCCATTGGGGTATCCAACTGCAACCACCAGCAGCTTGAGCTGCTCCTGACAAAGCCAGAGCTGAGGGTCTAGCCGCTGGTCAACCAGGTGAGACAGGTCCATCCTGAGGTCCCAGCCCCTGACAACAAGGTGAGCACAGGGTCGTCCGTCCTGAGCCAGAGGACAGAACCAGCCCTAGTAGGTGCTGGAAGTGAATGGACAATCTTGCCAGGTAAGCAGGAAGGAGACCCTCCCTCCAATTCATCTACAGGGCCTGAGATTTGGTGGTGGGTGTGTAGGGGAGGGGTGCTACGTTCACTCTGGGTGGGCCTGGGAACATCCAAGACATGGTTGGGGTCTGTAGGCACCTCCTCAGATTTTTCGGGCAGCTTCCTCCATTTTGGCATCTATCTCCTCACTGAGACTTCCAGCAGTGCGGCAGGGGCTGTGGGCCTTATGTGGGGTCTCCCCACAGCCTGGGGTGACCCTCCTGATGCTGCCACAGATCGAGTGCCACCCCTTCCTGACTCAAAAACAGCTGATTGAGTTCTGCCAGTCCCGAGACGTGGCCGTGACCGCCTACCGACCCCTGGGGGGCTCCAGGTAAGCCCCCACCCATGTATCTGTCTGGGCATCTACAGGGTTgcaagtggggggtggggggaggcttgGGCAGAACTGCTAGTACTTTAGAGCCCAGCGAGAGCCCTGAGGACTGCCTGGAGGGGCAATGATTCACAGCTCAAACGTCCATTGGGACTGTTGCCAGACCAGGCAGAGTCCAGAACTGACCCAGTGGATGGCCATCTAAGCCCCTCTCCCACCTTTGAGAATGTCCCCTGCCCCCTACATCATAGTGGCAGCTTGGATTTCATGGACAACACTGTGGTACAGAACGTGGCCAAGAAGCATAACAAAACCCCTGCGCAGGTAGGGGGATACCTATCTCAGAGTTGCCCATGACCTGCCCTGGCCTATCCGTGAGTCTTGCCAGGGCCTCCTGGTAGAGAAAGACACTGGTCTCCAGCAAAGGACTCAAGAGTTGGACAGTGCCCGGTGAGACTCTGTTCAGCCCCATGTTCCCTGACCCCTCTGTCCTGCAGGTCTTGATCCAGAGAAACGTGACTGTCATCCCCAAGTTTGTGAACCCAAAGTTGATCTTGGAGAACTTCCAGGATTATATGGTTCTCCTGGACACGAACACATAGGCTCTGTCCAGGGGACCCACAGGACCTGCTCAGAGGACCCCCAGGACATGCAGACTGTTCCCATGGGACCCTCATGGACCTACCTAGGGGACCTCCAGGACACACAAACCCTGCCCAGGGGACCCCCAGGATACAGACCCTGCACAGGAGACACCCAGGACCTTCCCAGGACCTCCACAGCATAATCCTTGCCCTGACTATATTGCTGCAGTGGAGAAGGGaggaggcaaggcaggcaggtGGGACTAGCTGTGGCTTCCCACAACGTGGAACCTTCCAGAACTGCACACCTCATCCCAGCAGGCAGAGTCCCTCAGTGGGGAAGGTTTCATGGTGGTGGGACCCAGCTGTGTCAGGCTTGATACTCCCCATTTCTTCCTGACTCAGGAGGCTCTTGGGGCAAAGCTGCTCCTCTAGGTGTCAGGTACTGACCTGGTTTACAGGGGTTTGAGCGGGATAGAATGTTCTCAAACATTCTATACTTCCACTTACATAATGGGTACTGCTAGAGGTCACAGTTCCATGGCCAAGCATCTCCCTGGTTGTGTGTGAGTGATGGTGACTGTATGTGAGAGACTGTGACAAACTGAGGCAACTTGGGGCTTAGTCCTGATCTATAAAAGGCTGCAGACAAAATAGTTCCTGAGGCACACTTGCCAAACATCTGCCTGAGGAAAGGGACTGGAATCGGAGAAGCTCTCAAGCTTCTCCCTGAGGCCACAGACAGGCAGCCTGAGGAAACTGCATCTGTTCTGTCCTTCAGGATCTCATGCCAGGAGATTCTCTACAGCAGGGCTCCCACCTCACTCACTGCAGGAGAAATTCCTTTCCCTGACACTTTCTGTCAAGATCCTGTCATAAAGAGATCTCCAGACCTTC
Coding sequences within it:
- the LOC126013591 gene encoding LOW QUALITY PROTEIN: 1,5-anhydro-D-fructose reductase-like (The sequence of the model RefSeq protein was modified relative to this genomic sequence to represent the inferred CDS: inserted 1 base in 1 codon; substituted 1 base at 1 genomic stop codon), which translates into the protein MHKGSGKISPKWVQTPVKEKRPIPTEKPRKPCQTPTTECGVEEEQVEGHLTVVDGFGTLVLNVMWSVIHPGSMGKPAITIAQRPHETLVSALKSTQHLHTTVHTSAKQQFQGGAQAHKTGFSYHSRFLSRCHLLESSSDILPWFSCQAETNEVVEAVKMATDVGYRHIHCAYFYHNESEVGTGXHCKIREGVVTHQDLFIVSKLWCVSHKRSLVRAACTRSLKALQLDYLDLYFMHWPMGLKMPPQARSTCSKCSPGTSSSGEEDLPVDFSGLIILSDTNFLDTWEVMEELVAEGLVGAIGVSNCNHQQLELLLTKPELRVXPLVNQIECHPFLTQKQLIEFCQSRDVAVTAYRPLGGSSGSLDFMDNTVVQNVAKKHNKTPAQVGGYLSQSCP